The Streptomyces sp. 11x1 genomic sequence AACACAACCGGTCCCAATCAGTCTTCCTGCTTCCAGGTAGACATACCACCACACCACTTACCGGTTAGTAATTAGCTTCTCGAAAAATTTCCTTAGCGTAGGGAATGTTCGTAACACGCATACCGTTGACTCCTGATGGAACACGGGCACCGACGACCCGTGAGCCACCACCAGTAGTTCTCCTCAGGAGGATGACCAGACGAAGGGAGAAGCCCTTGCGCTTCGAAATTCTGCGACTCGACGATGTCAACGGCACGCCCGTGGACAGCACCGTCGTGGACGCCGCCTCCGTCAACCGGATCGTGCAGCAGGCCGCCGCCATCGGGCAGCGACTCTGGATCCGCCCGGCCGACGTGACCGCCTCGTAGGACGCGGATCCGTTCACACTTCAGCGCCCCGTACGGCACATGCCGTACGGGGCGCTCTATTACGGGCTCGCCGCTACGAAGCCTGTACGACCTGGGTGACGCCGTTGATGATCTGCTGTACGGCGATCGCGGAGAGCATCATGCCGGCGAGGCGGGTCACCAGGACCACTCCGCCGTCCTTGATGACCCGGATGATCAGCAGCGAGTACCGCATCGTGAGCCACAACACGATGTGGATCGCCAGAATCGCGGCCCACACGGACATCTGACCGGCCAGGCCGTCCGCCTTCTGCACCGCCAGGATCACCGACACGATCGCACCGGGTCCGGCCAGCAACGGCATCCCCAGCGGCACGAGCGCTACGTTGACGTCCTTGGTCTGCTTCGGCTCGTCCGTCTTGCCGGTGAGCAGATCGAGCGCGATCAGCAGAAGCAGCAGCCCGCCCGCGATCATCAGCGCCGGCACGGAGACATGCAGGTAGTCCAGGATCTGGTGCCCCAGCAACCCGAAGACGGCGATCACGCCACCGGCCACGCAGACGGCCTGGAGGGCCATCCGCTTCTGGGTACGGGCGGGCCGCCCGGCGGTGA encodes the following:
- a CDS encoding MarC family protein: MFDLAIFGSLFLTLFVIMDPPGITPIFLGLTAGRPARTQKRMALQAVCVAGGVIAVFGLLGHQILDYLHVSVPALMIAGGLLLLLIALDLLTGKTDEPKQTKDVNVALVPLGMPLLAGPGAIVSVILAVQKADGLAGQMSVWAAILAIHIVLWLTMRYSLLIIRVIKDGGVVLVTRLAGMMLSAIAVQQIINGVTQVVQAS